One genomic segment of Arachis duranensis cultivar V14167 chromosome 4, aradu.V14167.gnm2.J7QH, whole genome shotgun sequence includes these proteins:
- the LOC107485930 gene encoding probable UDP-arabinopyranose mutase 5: MAQVTINENEVDIVIGALHSDLKSFLNEWKPIFSRFHLIIVKDPDLKEELQIPGGFSADVYTKSDIERVVGSSAVLFSGYSCRYFGFLVSRKKYVVCVDDDCVPAKDTAGNMVDPVAQHIVNLKTPATPFFFNTLYDPFRKGADFVRGYPFSLRTGVDCALSCGLWLNLADLDAPTQALKPKERNTRYVDAVLTVPVRSMLPVSGINIAFNREAIGPALVPALKLAGEGKFRWETVEDIWSGMCVKVICDHLALGVKSGLPYVWRTERGNAIESLKKEWEGVKLMEEVVPFFQSVRFSQSATTAEACVLEMAKTVKEKLGKVDPMFSRAAEAMEEWVKLWKSVGSS; encoded by the coding sequence ATGGCTCAAGTAACTATCAACGAAAATGAAGTGGATATTGTGATTGGCGCATTGCACTCTGATCTTAAATCTTTCTTGAATGAGTGGAAGCCAATATTCTCCCGTTTCCACCTGATAATTGTAAAAGATCCTGACCTCAAGGAGGAACTCCAAATTCCTGGGGGCTTCAGTGCGGATGTCTATACAAAATCTGATATTGAGCGTGTGGTGGGTTCTTCCGCTGTTCTCTTCTCCGGATATTCATGTAGATACTTTGGTTTTCTGGTTTCACGGAAGAAGTATGTTGTCTGTGTTGATGATGATTGTGTCCCAGCAAAAGACACTGCAGGAAATATGGTAGATCCTGTGGCTCAGCATATTGTGAACCTCAAGACACCCGCAACTCCGTTTTTCTTTAATACACTGTATGATCCATTCCGTAAGGGTGCAGATTTCGTTCGTGGGTACCCATTTAGCCTACGAACTGGGGTTGATTGTGCTTTGTCGTGTGGACTATGGCTGAATCTAGCAGACCTTGATGCACCAACACAAGCTCTTAAGCCAAAAGAGAGGAACACGCGATATGTGGATGCTGTTCTGACTGTCCCGGTGAGATCCATGTTGCCGGTGAGTGGTATCAACATTGCCTTCAACCGTGAAGCAATTGGCCCAGCATTAGTCCCGGCTTTGAAATTGGCCGGTGAAGGAAAGTTTAGGTGGGAAACTGTGGAAGATATATGGAGCGGAATGTGTGTGAAAGTAATATGCGATCACCTAGCCCTTGGTGTGAAAAGCGGATTGCCCTATGTCTGGAGAACAGAAAGAGGCAATGCCATAGAGAGCTTAAAGAAAGAGTGGGAAGGAGTGAAACTGATGGAGGAAGTAGTTCCTTTCTTTCAGTCAGTAAGGTTCTCACAATCAGCAACTACAGCCGAGGCTTGTGTGCTCGAGATGGCCAAGACAGTGAAGGAGAAACTGGGGAAGGTTGATCCTATGTTCTCTCGTGCCGCCGAAGCCATGGAAGAGTGGGTCAAGCTCTGGAAGTCAGTCGGATCCAGCTGA